One Trachemys scripta elegans isolate TJP31775 chromosome 4, CAS_Tse_1.0, whole genome shotgun sequence genomic region harbors:
- the LOC117877208 gene encoding 60S ribosomal protein L27a translates to MPSRLRKTRKLRGHVSHGHGRIGKHRKHPGGRGNAGGMHHHRINFDKYHPGYFGKVGMRHYHLKKNQNFCPTVNLDKLWTLVSEQTRLNYAKNQAGLAPVIDVVRSGYYKVLGKGKLPKQPVIVKAKFFSRKAEEKIKEVGGACVLVA, encoded by the exons ATG cCTTCCAGACTAAGGAAGACCAGGAAGCTGAGAGGACACGTTAGCCACGGACATGGCCGTATTG gCAAACACAGAAAGCATCCTGGTGGCCGTGGAAATGCTGGGGGTATGCACCACCACAGAATTAACTTTGACAAATA TCATCCTGgttattttgggaaagttggTATGAGACACTACCATTTGAAGAAGAACCAGAACTTCTGTCCTACTGTCAACTTGGATAAATTGTGGACACTTGTTAGTGAGCAGACAAGACTCAACTATGCAAAAAATCAGGCTGGATTAGCACCTGTCATAGATGTTGTACGCTCG GGTTATTACAAAGTCCTGGGCAAGGGGAAGCTGCCCAAACAGCCTGTAATTGTGAAAGCAAAATTCTTCAGCAGGAAAGCAGAGGAGAAGATCAAAGAAGTTGGTGGAGCATGTGTGCTTGTGGCATAA
- the LOC117877210 gene encoding 60S ribosomal protein L27a, with product MPSRLRKTRKLRGHVSHGHGRIGKHRKHPGGRGNAGGMHHHRINFDKYHPGYFGKVGMRHYHLKKNQNFCPTVNLDKLWTLVSEQTRLNYAKNQAGLAPVIDVVRSGYYKVLGKGKLPKQPVIVKAKFFSRKAEEKIKEVGGACVLVA from the exons ATG CCCTCCAGACTGAGGAAGACCAGGAAGCTGAGGGGACACGTCAGCCACGGCCACGGTCGCATCG GCAAGCACAGGAAGCATCCCGGTGGCCGTGGCAATGCTGGGGGTATGCACCACCACAGGATTAACTTTGACAAATA TCATCCTGgttattttgggaaagttggTATGAGACACtaccacttgaagaagaaccagAATTTCTGCCCTACTGTTAATCTGGATAAACTGTGGACACTTGTTAGTGAACAGACAAGACTCAACTATGCAAAAAATCAGGCTGGATTAGCACCTGTCATTGATGTTGTACGCTCA GGTTATTACAAAGTCCTGGGCAAAGGGAAGCTGCCCAAACAGCCTGTAATTGTGAAAGCAAAATTCTTCAGCAGGAAAGCAGAGGAGAAGATCAAAGAAGTTGGTGGAGCCTGTGTGCTTGTGGCATAA